From a single Brassica napus cultivar Da-Ae chromosome C9, Da-Ae, whole genome shotgun sequence genomic region:
- the LOC106405933 gene encoding serine carboxypeptidase-like 35 produces the protein MSLLGPIRKIKKAIHIIKEVGAFSTHFEEKEVLAMKKNALWLLLVLMLPAIACGRKPEKKVTVSSGRKEEDLVTGLPGQPPVNFRHYAGYVDLGPRQKQKALFYWFFEAQHNSSGRPLVLWLNGGPGCSSVAYGAAQELGPFLVRTNGGNLTFNDFSWNKEANMLFLEAPVGVGFSYTNNSVDLGKLGDQVTAEDSLDFLINWFTKFPEFRSNDFYLTGESYAGHYVPQLAEVIYDRNKKVPIDSRINLKGFMIGNAAINEETDMAGLVDYAWSHAIVSDELHSNIHSTCRLGEEQTSNTTIQCYENIKAFMEAYNDIDIYSIYTPVCLSSDSSSSSSSSQRRPKLVVSPSLFTYHDMWDRFPAAGYDPCTEAYTENYFNRKDVQVALHANVTNLPYPYTPCSGVIRRWGEAPTTVLPIIQKLLTGGLRIWIYSGDTDGRVPVTSTRYSIKKMGSKVELPWRSWFHASQVAGWVETYAGGLTFTTVRGAGHQVPVFAPAQSLTLFSHFLSSTPLPSKRF, from the exons ATGTCTCTTTTGGGtccaataagaaaaataaaaaaagctaTACATATAATTAAAGAAGTGGGGGCGTTCTCTACTCATTTCGAGGAGAAAGAAGTATTGGCGATGAAGAAGAACGCACTATGGCTACTCCTCGTTCTCATGTTGCCGGCGATAGCCTGCGGTAGGAAACCGGAGAAGAAGGTAACGGTTTCGTCGGGAAGGAAAGAAGAAGACCTTGTGACTGGTTTGCCCGGTCAACCACCGGTTAACTTCAGACATTACGCTGGCTACGTGGATCTAGGGCCTCGACAGAAGCAAAAGGCACTTTTCTACTGGTTCTTCGAAGCCCAACACAACTCTTCTGGTCGTCCTCTCGTCCTTTGGCTCAACGGag GACCGGGTTGCTCATCAGTAGCTTATGGAGCTGCACAAGAACTAGGCCCTTTCCTTGTTCGCACCAACGGTGGCAACCTTACCTTCAATGACTTCTCTTGGAACAAAG aggCCAATATGTTGTTCTTGGAAGCACCGGTAGGGGTTGGATTCTCGTATACCAATAACTCAGTGGATCTTGGAAAGCTTGGGGATCAAGTAACTGCAGAGGACTCTCTTGATTTCTTGATCAACTGGTTCACTAAATTTCCCGAGTTCCGGTCCAATGATTTTTACCTCACCGGAGAGAGTTACGCCG GTCACTATGTTCCTCAGCTTGCGGAGGTCATTTACGACAGGAACAAGAAGGTTCCAATAGACTCTCGCATCAATCTCAAGGGTTTCATG ATCGGGAACGCGGCGATCAACGAGGAGACAGACATGGCAGGACTCGTGGACTACGCATGGAGCCACGCTATAGTATCTGACGAGCTCCATAGTAACATTCATAGCACGTGCCGTCTTGGAGAAGAGCAAACGAGCAACACGACCATACAATGCTACGAAAACATCAAAGCTTTCATGGAAGCTTACAATGATATCGATATATACAGCATTTATACTCCCGTTTGCCTCTCCTCTGAttcgtcttcgtcttcgtcttcttctcaaAGAAGACCTAAACTCGTCGTGTCTCCTAGTCTCTTTACTTATCAC GACATGTGGGATAGGTTTCCTGCTGCCGGGTACGATCCATGCACTGAAGCCTATACCGAAAACTACTTTAACCGGAAAGATGTGCAGGTGGCGCTCCATGCGAACGTTACAAACCTTCCTTATCCATACACTCCTTGCAG CGGGGTCATAAGGAGATGGGGTGAGGCTCCAACCACCGTGCTTCCCATCATCCAGAAGCTTTTGACGGGTGGCCTCCGCATTTGGATCTATAG TGGAGATACTGATGGGAGAGTTCCAGTGACATCTACGCGTTATAGCATAAAGAAGATGGGATCTAAGGTGGAGTTACCGTGGAGGTCGTGGTTCCACGCGAGTCAAGTGGCTGGATGGGTTGAGACTTACGCAGGAGGGCTAACTTTTACCACCGTTAGAGGAGCTGGTCATCAGGTTCCGGTCTTTGCTCCGGCACAGTCTCTCACCTTGTTCTCTCACTTCCTTTCTTCCACCCCATTGCCTTCAAAACGCTTCTGA
- the LOC106404593 gene encoding serine carboxypeptidase-like 35 isoform X2, translated as MEKNALWLLCILVLPVIACGNKEDDLVTGLPGQPPVNFRHYSGYMNLGPRQKQKSLFYWFFEAQQNTARRPLVLWLNGGPGCSAIATGAAQELGPFLVHTKGGNLTFNEFSWNKEANILFLEAPVGVGFSYSNNSTDLQNLGDQVTAEDSLVFLINWFKKFPEFRSNEFYITGESYAGHYVPQLAEVIHDRNKKVTRDSRINLKGIMIGNPVINEATDAAGIVDYAWSHALISDEVHKLIHDSCRFGDKLTAQCNKSFTGFTAYAAINIYSIYTPVCLSSSPSSKNHTRVMSDHNLLTSQDIWGRLPYAYDPCTPHYAEKYFNRKDVQVALHANVTNIPYPYTACSSVIKWTEAPTTVIPIIQKLLKGGLRIWLYSGDTDGRLPVTSTRYSLRKMRLKVESPWRSWFHKSEVAGWVETYAGGLTFVTVRGAGHQVPLFAPAQSLTLFSHFLASLPLPSSRF; from the exons ATGGAGAAAAACGCACTCTGGCTGCTGTGCATTCTGGTGTTGCCGGTGATAGCTTGTGGTAATAAGGAGGATGACCTGGTTACCGGTTTACCGGGTCAACCACCGGTTAACTTCAGACATTACTCCGGGTACATGAATCTCGGGCCTCGACAGAAGCAGAAGTCACTTTTCTACTGGTTCTTCGAAGCTCAGCAAAACACCGCTCGCCGTCCTCTAGTCCTCTGGCTCAACGGAG GACCTGGTTGCTCAGCGATCGCCACTGGTGCTGCACAAGAACTAGGCCCGTTTCTGGTCCATACCAAAGGTGGCAACCTCACCTTCAATGAATTCTCTTGGAACAAAG AGGCCAATATCTTGTTCTTGGAAGCACCGGTAGGCGTTGGATTTTCGTACAGTAATAACTCAACTGATCTTCAAAACCTAGGAGATCAAGTTACTGCAGAGGATTCTCTTGTGTTTTTGATCAACTGGTTCAAGAAATTCCCCGAGTTTCGTTCAAACGAGTTTTACATCACCGGAGAGAGTTATGCAG GTCACTATGTTCCTCAGCTTGCGGAGGTCATTCACGACAGGAACAAGAAGGTTACAAGAGATTCTCGCATCAATCTCAAGGGAATCATG ATTGGAAACCCAGTGATCAATGAAGCGACCGACGCTGCAGGAATAGTTGACTACGCGTGGAGCCACGCCTTAATATCGGACGAGGTTCATAAACTCATTCACGACTCGTGCCGGTTTGGAGATAAACTAACGGCACAATGCAACAAAAGTTTCACAGGGTTTACAGCTTACGCTGCGATCAATATATACAGCATCTACACTCCCGTTTGCCTCTCCTCCTCGCCATCTTCTAAAAACCATACGCGTGTTATGTCTGATCATAATCTCCTCACTTCACAA GATATCTGGGGTAGGTTACCTTACGCGTACGACCCGTGCACACCACACTATGCCGAGAAATATTTCAATAGGAAAGATGTGCAGGTCGCACTTCACGCAAACGTCACAAACATACCTTACCCGTACACAGCTTGCAG TTCGGTGATAAAATGGACTGAAGCTCCGACCACGGTGATTCCCATCATCCAAAAGCTCTTGAAGGGTGGCCTCcgcatttggctctatag CGGAGATACGGATGGGAGACTTCCAGTAACATCTACGCGCTATAGCTTAAGGAAGATGAGACTTAAGGTGGAGTCACCATGGAGGTCATGGTTCCACAAGAGTGAAGTGGCTGGCTGGGTTGAGACTTACGCAGGAGGACTAACTTTTGTCACCGTGAGAGGCGCTGGTCATCAGGTTCCGCTCTTTGCTCCGGCGCAATCCCTCACCTTATTCTCACACTTTCTCGCTTCCCTCCCATTGCCTTCTTCTCGTTTCTAA
- the LOC106404593 gene encoding serine carboxypeptidase-like 35 isoform X1 produces MEKNALWLLCILVLPVIACGNKEDDLVTGLPGQPPVNFRHYSGYMNLGPRQKQKSLFYWFFEAQQNTARRPLVLWLNGGPGCSAIATGAAQELGPFLVHTKGGNLTFNEFSWNKEANILFLEAPVGVGFSYSNNSTDLQNLGDQVTAEDSLVFLINWFKKFPEFRSNEFYITGESYAGHYVPQLAEVIHDRNKKVTRDSRINLKGIMIGNPVINEATDAAGIVDYAWSHALISDEVHKLIHDSCRFGDKLTAQCNKSFTGFTAYAAINIYSIYTPVCLSSSPSSKNHTRVMSDHNLLTSQDIWGRLPYAYDPCTPHYAEKYFNRKDVQVALHANVTNIPYPYTACSSVIKWTEAPTTVIPIIQKLLKGGLRIWLYRTGSFGYSGDTDGRLPVTSTRYSLRKMRLKVESPWRSWFHKSEVAGWVETYAGGLTFVTVRGAGHQVPLFAPAQSLTLFSHFLASLPLPSSRF; encoded by the exons ATGGAGAAAAACGCACTCTGGCTGCTGTGCATTCTGGTGTTGCCGGTGATAGCTTGTGGTAATAAGGAGGATGACCTGGTTACCGGTTTACCGGGTCAACCACCGGTTAACTTCAGACATTACTCCGGGTACATGAATCTCGGGCCTCGACAGAAGCAGAAGTCACTTTTCTACTGGTTCTTCGAAGCTCAGCAAAACACCGCTCGCCGTCCTCTAGTCCTCTGGCTCAACGGAG GACCTGGTTGCTCAGCGATCGCCACTGGTGCTGCACAAGAACTAGGCCCGTTTCTGGTCCATACCAAAGGTGGCAACCTCACCTTCAATGAATTCTCTTGGAACAAAG AGGCCAATATCTTGTTCTTGGAAGCACCGGTAGGCGTTGGATTTTCGTACAGTAATAACTCAACTGATCTTCAAAACCTAGGAGATCAAGTTACTGCAGAGGATTCTCTTGTGTTTTTGATCAACTGGTTCAAGAAATTCCCCGAGTTTCGTTCAAACGAGTTTTACATCACCGGAGAGAGTTATGCAG GTCACTATGTTCCTCAGCTTGCGGAGGTCATTCACGACAGGAACAAGAAGGTTACAAGAGATTCTCGCATCAATCTCAAGGGAATCATG ATTGGAAACCCAGTGATCAATGAAGCGACCGACGCTGCAGGAATAGTTGACTACGCGTGGAGCCACGCCTTAATATCGGACGAGGTTCATAAACTCATTCACGACTCGTGCCGGTTTGGAGATAAACTAACGGCACAATGCAACAAAAGTTTCACAGGGTTTACAGCTTACGCTGCGATCAATATATACAGCATCTACACTCCCGTTTGCCTCTCCTCCTCGCCATCTTCTAAAAACCATACGCGTGTTATGTCTGATCATAATCTCCTCACTTCACAA GATATCTGGGGTAGGTTACCTTACGCGTACGACCCGTGCACACCACACTATGCCGAGAAATATTTCAATAGGAAAGATGTGCAGGTCGCACTTCACGCAAACGTCACAAACATACCTTACCCGTACACAGCTTGCAG TTCGGTGATAAAATGGACTGAAGCTCCGACCACGGTGATTCCCATCATCCAAAAGCTCTTGAAGGGTGGCCTCcgcatttggctctatag GACTGGTTCTTTTGGTTATAGCGGAGATACGGATGGGAGACTTCCAGTAACATCTACGCGCTATAGCTTAAGGAAGATGAGACTTAAGGTGGAGTCACCATGGAGGTCATGGTTCCACAAGAGTGAAGTGGCTGGCTGGGTTGAGACTTACGCAGGAGGACTAACTTTTGTCACCGTGAGAGGCGCTGGTCATCAGGTTCCGCTCTTTGCTCCGGCGCAATCCCTCACCTTATTCTCACACTTTCTCGCTTCCCTCCCATTGCCTTCTTCTCGTTTCTAA
- the LOC106404970 gene encoding uncharacterized protein At5g23160-like, which produces MAKIDERARERNVPSSYFLGCFGFSRKIYSDKGMVETERGGEMNTKMKKNKKPSRWLLCSKFRSKNREIKPAPIEETEKQTLSVEHETDKKKPVPLISRMADRKNIPADEKTAVNHETKETKPKDLQVVTTDRSKPTEPSSRRDTCPERISNSTRYGKLDMKPSREKNGSRVEKFDPVIGISVIVLTLVIMLVWGRLCAILCTSAWCYFLPRLRDAAALAKRKRSGSDGSSCLPDLNSESYKRKVVMDGFLGRQNRVSLS; this is translated from the exons ATGGCGAAAATCGATGAGAGAGCCCGAGAAAGAAACGTGCCTTCTTCGTATTTTCTAGGATGTTTTGGATTTTCCCGTAAAATATACTCCGACAAGGGGATGGTTGAGACGGAGAGGGGTGGTGAGATGAAtacgaagatgaagaagaataagaagccAAGTCGGTGGCTTCTATGTTCTAAGTTTCGCTCGAAGAACAGAGAGATCAAACCGGCGCCGATCGAGGAAACGGAGAAACAGACTTTGAGTGTGGAACATGAAACTGATAAGAAGAAACCCGTCCCGCTGATAAGTCGTATGGCTGATCGTAAGAATATTCCGGCTGATGAGAAGACCGCCGTGAATCATGAAACAAAAGAG ACAAAACCGAAGGACTTGCAAGTCGTAACCACCGACCGATCAAAACCCACTGAGCCTTCCTCCAGAAGAGACACGTGTCCTGAACGTATATCGAACTCAACCCGTTATGGGAAACTCGACATGAAACCGTCTCGGGAGAAAAACGGGTCACGGGTCGAAAAGTTTGACCCGGTGATTGGTATTTCGGTCATTGTATTGACACTGGTGATTATGTTAGTTTGGGGTCGGCTCTGTGCGATTCTATGTACATCCGCTTGGTGTTACTTTCTGCCTCGTCTCAGAGACGCAGCCGCGTTAGCAAAACGCAAACGCAGCGGTAGCGACGGTTCTTCGTGTTTGCCTGATTTGAATTCAGAGTCGTATAAAAGAAAAGTCGTTATGGACGGGTTTCTTGGCCGGCAAAATCGCGTTTCATTGTCGTGa